A region from the Gossypium hirsutum isolate 1008001.06 chromosome A08, Gossypium_hirsutum_v2.1, whole genome shotgun sequence genome encodes:
- the LOC107926258 gene encoding uncharacterized protein, whose amino-acid sequence METAENGGDNGKIHINSHWYWAIASVSQLGWAVSSYRKGYTGDHRFMPLKAFAVASLFLGASASASVAFLKASGIHKVEDLMGVGASIRSGLGIRPRTGDK is encoded by the exons ATGGAGACGGCGGAGAACGGCGGCGATAATGGTAAAATCCACATAAACAGCCACTGGTATTGGGCCATAGCAAGTGTATCCCAGCTGGGTTGGGCAGTATCTTCGTATCGGAAAGGTTATACCGGCGACCATCGTTTCATGCCCTTAAAAGCCTTCGCCGTAGCTTCACTGTTCCTTGGCGCCTCTGCCTCTGCATCCGTCGCTTTCCTAAAAGCCTCCGGCATTCACAAA GTCGAAGATTTGATGGGTGTAGGTGCAAGTATAAGAAGTGGACTTGGAATTCGGCCGAGGACAGGCGACAAATGA